Proteins encoded together in one Lathyrus oleraceus cultivar Zhongwan6 chromosome 5, CAAS_Psat_ZW6_1.0, whole genome shotgun sequence window:
- the LOC127086262 gene encoding uncharacterized protein LOC127086262 has product MAQEQDDQSRNNCINGGRSTKRPKQKKVPQRGLGVAQLEKILEEQHMKDGVVISPSKNSSTSSSSPTTISSFLPLPINNFNHSNVKDGAFILPSQNSTSSSSSPSSTTISNYLPLPITNFNHMNQNSSPSPLPLPPLDFRSPMSLQHLDGKASGTVPLNNSGVFGNVPKFWSSRELEYEKESFGMEHGLPFVPSLPFDSNPIWPLPNWVQRSQFHHQPSSQVVNSSSGTSSTHVPQLSVEPPSNQNSTSNGMPVRPTEKMMIGMKRPYPFSLGFSQTPLNYKLPSIGQVSTNGRTSCESESGFHLDAAMSTSRESQSCSASNSDPKSKKKDKGIKEFDGSFLTLAPPTPPTSCAISPSKPLELNNEESPEKNIEDQFSIPSGYTLVKQQKQQPTYSFIPAAKETQNGQTSRTQNGHEVEGTIDLNLKL; this is encoded by the exons ATGGCTCAAGAACAAGATGATCAATCTAGAAACAATTGTATCAATGGTGGTAGATCTACTAAAAGGCCAAAGCAAAAGAAGGTTCCACAAAGAGGTCTTGGTGTAGCACAGCTTGAAAAAATACTAGAAGAACAACACATGAAAGATGGTGTTGTGATTTCACCATCCAAAAATTcatcaacatcttcatcatcaccaacaACTATATCATCTTTTTTGCCTCTTCCAATCAACAATTTTAACCATTCCAATGTAAAAGATGGTGCTTTCATTTTACCATCACAAAATTctacttcatcatcatcatcaccatcatcaaCAACCATATCAAACTATTTGCCTCTCCCAATTACAAACTTTAATCACATGAACCAAAATTCTTCTCCTAGTCCTTTACCTTTACCACCACTAGATTTTAGATCTCCAATGTCATTGCAACATTTGGATGGTAAAGCTTCTGGTACTGTTCCATTGAACAACAGTGGTGTGTTTGGGAATGTGCCTAAGTTTTGGAGCTCTCGTGAGTTGGAATATGAGAAGGAGAGTTTTGGTATGGAACATGGATTGCCCTTTGTTCCTAGTTTGCCTTTTGATTCTAATCCAATTTGGCCTCTGCCTAATTGGGTTCAGAGATCACAATTTCATCATCAACCTTCTTCACAAGTG GTGAATAGTTCCTCAGGAACTTCATCCACTCATGTGCCTCAGTTGTCAGTTGAGCCCCCTTCAAACCAAAATAGTACTAGCAACGGTATGCCGGTCAGGCCCACGGAGAAG ATGATGATTGGCATGAAAAGGCCATACCCTTTCTCCCTGGGTTTTTCACAAACACCTCTAAATTATAAGTTGCCCTCCATTGGTCAAGTAAGTACAAATGGAAGAACTTCATGTGAGAGCGAAAGTGGATTTCATCTCGATGCTGCCATGTCAACTTCCAG AGAATCTCAATCTTGTTCAGCATCCAACTCTGATCCAAAGTCGAAGAAAAAGGATAAAGGGATTAAGGAATTTGATGGAAGTTTTCTCACTTTGGCTCCTCCAACTCCTCCTACTTCATGTGCAATTTCACCGTCAAAACCACTAGAATTGAACAACGAAGAATCCCCTGAG AAAAACATAGAAGATCAATTCTCTATTCCATCAGGGTACACACTAGTCAAACAACAGAAGCAACAACCTACATACAGCTTCATTCCAGCAGCAAAGGAGACACAAAATGGACAAACATCCAGAACTCAAAATGGTCATGAAGTGGAAGGAACTATTGATCTCAATTTGAAACTATAA